A portion of the Chlamydia avium 10DC88 genome contains these proteins:
- a CDS encoding orotate phosphoribosyltransferase: MMSLEEEELRDRVIENLYYIGAIQCGNLPLHGGTTPIYVDMGLVISFPEVLQSIASLIWRLRPAYNSSLLCGVPYTALTLATCISLKYNISMVLRRKELKNPSQEDKIKVEGVYSPGQTCLVINDVIASGKSILETAQALGDEGLYVRESLVFLDRQMEGKEALEEGGIQLRSVFTLETFAKALLEKCRLKESDSVIISKFLDNL, translated from the coding sequence ATGATGAGCCTTGAAGAAGAAGAACTTCGTGATCGTGTTATTGAAAATCTATATTATATAGGAGCCATACAATGTGGAAATCTCCCCCTGCACGGAGGAACAACACCTATATATGTAGATATGGGGCTAGTGATTTCTTTCCCTGAAGTGTTACAATCAATAGCGTCATTAATTTGGCGTTTACGTCCAGCATATAATAGCAGTCTACTATGCGGTGTTCCCTATACAGCTCTTACTTTAGCTACTTGTATATCTTTGAAGTATAATATCTCTATGGTCTTAAGGAGAAAGGAATTAAAGAATCCTAGTCAAGAAGATAAGATTAAAGTCGAAGGAGTATATTCTCCAGGACAAACTTGTTTAGTCATTAATGATGTTATTGCTTCAGGGAAATCAATTCTAGAAACAGCACAGGCTTTAGGAGACGAAGGTCTGTATGTTCGTGAGTCTTTGGTGTTTTTGGATCGACAGATGGAGGGAAAAGAGGCTTTAGAAGAAGGAGGGATTCAATTACGATCAGTATTTACTCTGGAGACTTTTGCTAAAGCTTTGCTAGAGAAATGTCGATTAAAAGAATCGGATTCGGTGATTATTTCTAAGTTTTTAGATAATTTATAA
- a CDS encoding metallophosphoesterase yields the protein MRIYGIADLHLAIGAPEKTMEVFGEPWIAYHEKIRTRWIETISHQDIVLLPGDISWAMHLEEAKKDFAFIDALPGTKYMIRGNHDYWSSASAKKINQALPHSLHYLSQGMCVIHPKLAVVGVRLWDSSSICIAPQCFQGDGNQPHREYRESDEKIFLREQGRLRRALDSVPRDVDRIIVMTHYPPISSDGSSGPIASMLEADKRISHCIFGHMHKVRVPLEGFGQIRGIQYSLVAADYIDFVPQRIL from the coding sequence ATGCGGATTTATGGAATAGCAGATCTTCATTTGGCTATTGGAGCTCCTGAAAAAACTATGGAAGTTTTCGGAGAACCCTGGATTGCTTATCATGAAAAGATCCGTACTCGTTGGATAGAGACTATTTCTCATCAAGATATTGTTCTGTTGCCTGGAGATATTTCTTGGGCAATGCATCTTGAAGAGGCAAAGAAAGATTTTGCTTTTATAGATGCCTTGCCGGGGACAAAATATATGATTCGGGGGAACCATGATTATTGGAGTTCTGCTTCAGCAAAAAAAATAAATCAAGCTCTTCCTCATAGTCTACACTATCTTTCTCAAGGAATGTGTGTGATTCATCCTAAACTTGCTGTAGTTGGCGTACGACTATGGGATAGTTCTTCTATATGTATAGCACCTCAGTGTTTTCAAGGTGATGGGAATCAACCACATCGTGAGTATAGAGAATCTGATGAGAAAATTTTTTTAAGGGAACAAGGAAGATTACGCAGAGCCTTAGATAGTGTCCCTAGAGACGTGGATCGTATTATTGTTATGACGCACTATCCTCCTATTAGTAGTGATGGGAGCTCGGGACCTATAGCAAGTATGCTAGAAGCAGATAAAAGGATTTCCCACTGTATATTTGGACATATGCATAAAGTTCGAGTGCCTTTAGAGGGGTTTGGTCAAATTCGTGGTATACAATATAGTTTAGTAGCTGCTGATTACATAGATTTTGTTCCCCAAAGGATTTTGTGA
- the npt2 gene encoding NTP/H+ exchange transporter Npt2 has product MQSLEVKPFSRLRAYLCPIYRSEFPKFIPLFCLAFFVGFNYCLLKSMKDALVVVGSDAGAEVIPFLKVWGIVPGAVIVTMIYGWLSSRCPRDTVFYCFIGSFLGFFFLFAAVIYPLGDSLHLHSLANKLQQWLPQGLRGFIVMIRYWSYSLYYVMSELWSSVILSTLFWGLANEVTSVKEAGRFYALINTGLNLSSIFAGEISYWMGKHTLFVFPFVKDRWHEVMLNLTILIMLSGLSMIWLYRRVHLLTKDQYNSISIEDIHVAEESVASAKAKKKTKTKAKSLFLYLMRSRYLLGLAVIVLSYNLVIHLFEVVWKDQVSQIYSSRVEFNSYMSRITTLIGIISVLAALFLTGQSIRRWGWRVGALTTPIVMLVSGILFFGAIFAVKRDIMIFGGLFNMAPMVIVAWIGGIQNVLSRSAKFTFFDQTKEMAFIPLPNDEKIFGKAAIDGVVSRIGKSGGSLIYQGLLMIFTSVAASINVIAVVLLTIMVLWITVVALIGREYNIRAASSLTEDTASSPLTRVASGESLEGTPPDKEEVAVL; this is encoded by the coding sequence ATGCAGTCGTTAGAAGTAAAACCTTTTTCAAGACTGCGGGCCTACCTCTGCCCCATATATCGATCAGAATTTCCAAAATTTATTCCTCTTTTTTGTCTCGCCTTTTTTGTAGGGTTTAATTATTGCCTGCTTAAAAGTATGAAGGACGCCTTAGTTGTCGTGGGTTCTGATGCAGGCGCGGAGGTTATACCGTTCTTGAAGGTCTGGGGAATTGTTCCCGGAGCTGTTATAGTGACTATGATTTATGGATGGTTAAGTAGTCGGTGTCCTAGAGACACCGTTTTTTATTGTTTTATCGGGAGTTTCCTAGGCTTCTTCTTTCTATTTGCAGCGGTGATCTATCCTTTAGGCGATAGTTTGCATCTTCACTCCCTAGCTAATAAATTACAGCAATGGCTTCCTCAGGGGTTGCGCGGATTCATTGTGATGATTCGCTATTGGAGCTATAGTCTATATTATGTGATGTCCGAGCTCTGGAGCTCTGTTATTCTTTCTACTTTGTTTTGGGGGCTGGCTAATGAGGTAACCAGCGTGAAAGAAGCTGGAAGGTTTTATGCTCTAATAAACACGGGTTTGAACCTTTCTTCTATATTTGCAGGGGAGATTTCTTATTGGATGGGGAAACATACTCTTTTTGTTTTTCCATTTGTTAAGGATAGATGGCACGAGGTCATGCTAAACTTGACAATTCTGATTATGCTCTCCGGATTAAGTATGATTTGGTTATACCGTCGAGTGCATCTTCTTACGAAAGATCAATATAATTCTATTTCTATAGAAGACATCCACGTTGCAGAAGAAAGTGTGGCAAGCGCCAAAGCAAAGAAAAAAACAAAGACAAAAGCAAAAAGTCTTTTCCTTTACCTCATGCGCTCGCGTTACCTTTTAGGTTTGGCTGTTATCGTACTTTCCTATAATTTAGTCATTCACCTATTCGAAGTCGTATGGAAAGATCAGGTCAGCCAAATTTATAGTTCCCGAGTAGAATTTAATAGCTATATGAGTAGAATAACGACTTTGATCGGTATTATTTCTGTTTTAGCTGCACTTTTCCTTACAGGACAAAGTATCCGTAGGTGGGGATGGAGAGTTGGAGCTTTGACCACCCCAATTGTTATGCTAGTTAGCGGGATCCTATTTTTTGGAGCCATTTTTGCTGTGAAAAGGGATATTATGATTTTTGGAGGGCTATTCAATATGGCTCCTATGGTCATAGTGGCCTGGATCGGGGGGATACAAAATGTTCTCTCTCGTTCAGCCAAGTTCACTTTTTTCGATCAAACAAAAGAAATGGCATTTATTCCTCTTCCTAATGATGAAAAGATTTTTGGTAAGGCTGCCATAGATGGTGTTGTCTCCCGTATTGGTAAATCAGGAGGATCATTAATTTACCAAGGGCTGTTAATGATTTTTACTTCTGTAGCAGCAAGCATTAATGTGATTGCCGTAGTACTCCTTACTATTATGGTTTTGTGGATTACTGTTGTAGCTTTAATAGGGAGGGAATACAACATAAGAGCAGCTAGTTCCCTTACTGAAGATACCGCATCTTCACCGCTTACTAGAGTTGCCAGTGGTGAATCTCTGGAAGGAACACCTCCTGATAAAGAAGAAGTCGCTGTACTGTAG
- the coaE gene encoding dephospho-CoA kinase (Dephospho-CoA kinase (CoaE) performs the final step in coenzyme A biosynthesis.), whose protein sequence is MLKLLKISITGDLSSGKTEACQIFRELGAYVISADKVSHSFLIPHSHIGRRVIALLGPEIVVANAFDRKAIAEKVFSDIALLKALEAILHPEVCRIIEEQYNRVSREGKYPLFIAEVPLLYEIQYAEWFDRVILIIADRDIRRERFAKKTNCSDLHFYQRCSRFSSQEEKMRHADIIIENNGTKEELRRKVEEYFYALKGAL, encoded by the coding sequence ATGTTAAAATTATTAAAGATTTCTATTACAGGGGATCTCTCTTCAGGGAAGACCGAAGCATGTCAGATTTTCCGGGAGTTAGGGGCCTATGTAATTAGTGCCGATAAAGTTTCGCATAGTTTCCTTATTCCTCATTCGCACATAGGTCGTCGCGTTATAGCTCTTCTGGGGCCGGAGATTGTTGTTGCTAATGCTTTTGATAGAAAAGCTATAGCAGAAAAGGTTTTTAGTGATATTGCTCTTTTAAAAGCTTTGGAAGCTATTCTACATCCAGAAGTTTGTCGAATTATTGAGGAGCAATATAATCGCGTATCTCGGGAGGGGAAATATCCCCTATTCATTGCTGAGGTGCCTTTATTATACGAAATACAATATGCGGAATGGTTTGATCGCGTGATTCTCATTATAGCAGATAGAGATATTCGTAGAGAAAGGTTTGCTAAGAAAACTAATTGTTCTGATTTGCATTTTTATCAGAGGTGTTCGCGTTTTTCTTCACAAGAAGAGAAGATGCGTCATGCAGATATTATTATAGAAAATAACGGTACTAAAGAAGAGTTACGTCGTAAAGTTGAAGAATATTTTTACGCTTTAAAGGGAGCATTATGA
- the rho gene encoding transcription termination factor Rho, with translation MKEERASEVLPKVKENKKHAGPLLQEKSFAGECAVVTSSADEAQPVTITKIAKLQRMGIEELNVLARQYGVKNIGSLTKSQVVFEIVKSKSERSDELLIGEGVLEVLPDGFGFLRSPTYNYLPSAEDIYVSPAQIRRFDLKKGDTIIGTIRSPKEKEKYFALLKVDKINGSTPDKAKERVLFENLTPLYPNERIVMEMGRENLAERVLDLTAPIGKGQRGLIVAPPRSGKTVILQSIAHAIAVNNPDIVLIVLLIDERPEEVTDMIRQVRGEVVASTFDEQPERHIQVAEMVIEKARRLVEHGKDVVILLDSITRLARAYNTVQPHSGKILTGGVDASALHKPKRFFGAARNIEGGGSLTILATALIDTGSRMDEVIFEEFKGTGNMELVLDRRLSDRRTYPAIDLIKSGTRKEELLYHPSELEKVYLFRQAIADLTAIDAMHLLLGRLKKTNSNAEFLLSLKE, from the coding sequence ATGAAAGAAGAGCGTGCTTCAGAGGTCTTGCCAAAGGTGAAGGAGAATAAAAAACATGCAGGTCCTTTGCTACAAGAGAAATCTTTTGCAGGAGAATGTGCGGTAGTCACGAGTTCAGCTGATGAGGCACAGCCTGTTACAATTACTAAAATTGCTAAGTTACAAAGGATGGGGATAGAAGAGCTTAATGTATTAGCTCGACAGTATGGAGTAAAGAATATTGGGTCACTAACTAAATCTCAGGTTGTATTTGAGATTGTAAAATCAAAGTCGGAACGTTCTGATGAATTACTCATTGGAGAGGGAGTTTTAGAAGTTCTTCCCGATGGATTTGGATTTTTAAGGTCGCCCACCTACAATTATCTCCCCTCTGCTGAAGATATTTATGTCTCTCCTGCTCAAATTCGTCGGTTCGATTTGAAGAAGGGAGACACAATCATTGGCACAATACGTTCACCAAAAGAAAAAGAGAAGTACTTTGCTTTATTAAAGGTGGATAAAATTAATGGGTCAACTCCTGACAAAGCAAAAGAACGAGTGTTGTTTGAAAATCTCACTCCATTATACCCAAATGAACGCATTGTTATGGAAATGGGGCGAGAGAATCTTGCAGAGAGAGTTTTAGATCTTACGGCTCCGATTGGGAAAGGGCAAAGAGGACTAATTGTCGCTCCTCCACGTTCTGGGAAAACAGTAATTTTACAAAGTATAGCTCATGCAATTGCTGTTAATAATCCTGATATTGTGTTGATTGTTTTACTTATTGATGAGCGTCCTGAAGAGGTGACTGATATGATCCGCCAAGTGCGTGGTGAAGTTGTTGCCTCAACTTTTGATGAACAACCCGAAAGACATATTCAGGTTGCTGAAATGGTCATTGAAAAGGCACGACGCTTAGTAGAACATGGCAAGGATGTTGTTATTCTTCTTGATTCCATTACTCGTTTAGCACGTGCTTATAACACAGTTCAACCACATTCAGGGAAAATTTTAACAGGTGGAGTTGACGCTAGTGCATTACATAAGCCTAAGCGTTTCTTCGGGGCCGCACGTAATATTGAAGGCGGGGGATCTCTAACTATTTTAGCAACGGCTTTAATTGATACCGGATCACGTATGGATGAAGTGATTTTTGAAGAATTCAAAGGTACAGGAAATATGGAGCTGGTGTTGGATCGTCGTCTTTCAGATAGAAGAACCTATCCTGCTATTGATCTCATTAAGAGTGGTACAAGAAAAGAAGAACTGCTTTACCATCCTTCAGAATTAGAAAAAGTATATTTGTTCCGCCAAGCAATAGCCGATCTCACTGCTATTGATGCCATGCATTTATTATTAGGTAGGCTGAAAAAGACAAATAGTAATGCAGAATTTTTACTTTCTCTAAAAGAATAA
- the polA gene encoding DNA polymerase I produces the protein MTKTIFVLDASGFIFRAYFALPEMKNSSGQSTQAIFGFIRSINKLIKEFSPNYMVAVFDSPNNKESRKQIYADYKSNREQHAHDLYQQIPLVKEYCTLLGLSHIEARGVEADDVIASITKTAVGNGYQVCICTVDKDLLQLVGPDVIIINPWKNPQEITEEDVKKIYGVPPKNIPDYLALVGDPSDNIPGVVGCGPKTAKTLLEKYVSVEGILENFNQLTTSAQKIFSKQKEVLLLSKDLVLLNDTIEVPSSIETFVFPCQEVSQEKINTFYMQHGFKTLVQNFEKQATQVNVKIISNSHDLIDLLPSLYGKSVAFSVGYLGSFLPSLSLLGIALACDGEVYYIDIDGSSDNLITPLKSFFGRKDTEFYGYNIKRDNHALKNSGIEVHNIALDLALAEHLIHGGAKNSFQSLLVNHGLTDIACKFGKEWGQLSLPIAKSPSNPPQYFGEFVSCLPLIKKTLLDELQQKGLLDLFLKIEMPLEKVLFVMERNGVPIDTKVLQKLEEMLSEELLILTDEIYIAAGECFNIKSPKQLSDVLYNKLGLKPLDKALSTKAEVLEGLSGEHEIVDKILAFRAVEKLLSTYVKALPRQVDPFTQRIHPTFNQMGTVTGRLACQDPNLQNIPIRSERGKLLRRAFCTNKEDSYFLSADYSQIELRFLAHLSQDESLKLAFDSQEDIHTFTASQVFHVPLEEVTEQQRMQAKTVNFGIIYGQQAYGLSKTLKISLAESQKLIDAYFDRYPKVAQFIHETVNSASENLKVTTLLGRERVINNWTEFSSSRASSGRLAVNTRIQGSAAELIKLAMLQLADALKKRRLKSQMLLQVHDELIFEVPEEEKEEMLTLVRDIMESAMILSVPLVVNILIGKNWAEC, from the coding sequence GTGACGAAAACAATTTTTGTATTAGATGCATCAGGATTTATTTTTAGGGCGTACTTTGCTCTTCCAGAAATGAAAAATTCTTCTGGCCAGAGTACACAAGCAATTTTTGGATTTATTCGTTCTATAAATAAATTAATTAAAGAGTTTTCTCCTAATTATATGGTGGCTGTATTTGATAGCCCCAATAATAAAGAAAGTCGCAAACAAATTTATGCAGATTATAAAAGTAATCGTGAGCAACATGCTCACGATCTTTATCAACAGATTCCTTTAGTTAAAGAATATTGTACCTTACTCGGTTTATCTCATATAGAGGCTAGGGGAGTAGAGGCCGATGATGTTATTGCTAGTATCACAAAAACTGCTGTGGGAAATGGTTATCAGGTTTGTATATGCACAGTAGATAAAGATTTACTACAACTTGTAGGTCCCGACGTTATTATTATTAATCCTTGGAAAAATCCTCAGGAAATCACTGAGGAGGATGTTAAGAAAATATACGGGGTTCCCCCAAAAAATATTCCTGATTACTTAGCCTTAGTTGGAGATCCTTCTGATAATATTCCTGGAGTAGTTGGTTGTGGACCAAAGACAGCAAAGACACTTTTAGAAAAATACGTATCTGTTGAGGGGATTTTAGAGAATTTTAATCAATTAACAACATCAGCGCAGAAGATATTTTCTAAGCAAAAAGAAGTATTACTATTGAGTAAAGATTTAGTGTTGTTAAATGATACGATAGAGGTTCCCTCGTCTATTGAGACTTTTGTATTTCCTTGTCAGGAGGTATCTCAAGAGAAGATCAATACTTTTTATATGCAGCATGGATTTAAAACTTTAGTTCAAAATTTTGAGAAACAAGCAACTCAAGTTAATGTTAAAATTATTAGCAATAGCCACGATTTAATCGATTTACTTCCTTCGCTATATGGGAAAAGTGTTGCTTTTTCTGTAGGCTACTTGGGAAGTTTTCTTCCATCACTTTCCCTATTAGGGATAGCCTTAGCGTGTGATGGAGAAGTTTATTACATTGATATAGATGGGTCTTCGGATAATCTTATCACTCCATTAAAAAGTTTTTTTGGTAGAAAAGATACAGAGTTTTATGGGTATAACATTAAAAGAGACAACCATGCATTGAAAAATTCGGGTATTGAAGTACACAACATAGCTTTAGATTTAGCTTTAGCAGAACATTTAATTCATGGTGGCGCGAAAAATTCTTTTCAATCTCTGCTTGTGAATCATGGATTAACAGATATAGCATGTAAATTTGGGAAGGAATGGGGGCAGTTGAGTCTTCCCATTGCTAAGTCTCCGTCCAATCCTCCACAATATTTCGGAGAATTTGTTTCTTGTTTACCTTTGATTAAAAAGACTTTATTAGATGAGTTGCAGCAAAAGGGATTGCTAGATCTTTTTTTGAAAATAGAAATGCCTCTAGAAAAAGTTCTGTTTGTCATGGAACGCAATGGTGTGCCTATAGATACCAAAGTACTTCAAAAGCTTGAGGAGATGTTATCTGAAGAGCTTTTGATTCTTACAGATGAGATTTATATTGCCGCAGGGGAGTGTTTTAATATTAAATCTCCTAAGCAATTATCAGATGTATTATATAATAAGCTGGGTTTAAAGCCCTTAGACAAAGCATTATCAACAAAAGCAGAAGTTTTAGAAGGATTGTCTGGTGAACATGAAATTGTTGATAAAATCCTTGCTTTTCGTGCAGTAGAAAAATTGCTTTCTACTTATGTCAAAGCTCTTCCTAGGCAAGTTGATCCTTTTACACAGAGAATCCATCCAACATTTAATCAAATGGGGACGGTAACCGGGAGATTAGCATGTCAGGATCCCAACTTACAGAATATTCCTATACGGTCAGAGAGAGGGAAATTATTAAGACGAGCATTTTGCACGAATAAAGAGGATTCCTATTTTTTATCAGCTGATTATTCTCAGATTGAGCTAAGATTTCTAGCTCATTTAAGTCAGGATGAATCATTAAAATTAGCTTTTGATTCTCAAGAAGATATTCACACATTTACGGCTTCACAAGTATTTCATGTCCCTCTGGAAGAGGTTACAGAACAGCAACGTATGCAAGCAAAAACTGTAAATTTTGGTATTATTTATGGCCAACAAGCTTATGGATTATCTAAGACATTAAAAATTTCTCTTGCCGAATCTCAAAAGTTAATTGATGCGTATTTTGATCGGTATCCTAAAGTCGCACAGTTTATTCACGAAACTGTGAATTCAGCTTCAGAAAATTTGAAGGTAACGACTTTATTAGGTAGAGAAAGAGTTATAAATAATTGGACAGAATTTTCTTCCTCTCGAGCATCTTCAGGTCGTCTTGCGGTAAATACTCGGATACAAGGAAGTGCGGCCGAATTAATTAAATTAGCTATGTTACAACTTGCAGATGCTTTAAAAAAACGCCGGTTGAAAAGCCAAATGCTTTTGCAGGTACATGACGAATTGATTTTTGAAGTTCCTGAAGAAGAAAAAGAAGAGATGCTAACTTTAGTGCGTGATATCATGGAATCTGCAATGATTTTATCCGTCCCATTAGTTGTGAATATCTTAATTGGAAAAAATTGGGCAGAATGTTAA
- the glgC gene encoding glucose-1-phosphate adenylyltransferase translates to MIENDFHEYASHWENTRFHTDRIGVIVLCGGEGKRLSPLTCWRCKPTVSFGGRYKLIDVPISHAIASGFSKIFVIGQYLTYTLQQHLLKTYFYHGVLQDQIHLLAPESRDGSQIWYKGTADAIRQNLVYLDDPIIEYFLILSGDQLYNMNFRQIVDYARMTKADMVIASQLIHEKDAYRMGVLQIDATANLLDFYEKPQEESILNRFRLSRKNCCLHKLNPEHGNFLGNMGIYLFRKESLFQLLLEEIGDDFGKDLIQKQKQRGSVKIFLYDGYWTDIGTIESYYEANIALTQRPHPEVRGLNCYDDKGMIYSKNHHLPGTIITDSMISNSLLCEGAVIDSSSVSHSVVGIRGIIGKNSTLDHSIVMGNDSYGSFSPQVLGIGHGCEIYKTIIDENCRIGNGVKLTNHQGYKDYDSPDGKLVVRDGIIIVPRGTKIPDNYVF, encoded by the coding sequence ATGATAGAAAATGATTTTCATGAGTATGCTTCACATTGGGAAAATACTCGCTTTCATACAGATAGAATTGGAGTGATTGTTTTATGTGGTGGGGAAGGTAAACGATTATCTCCTCTAACGTGTTGGCGTTGTAAGCCCACGGTGTCATTTGGAGGCCGATATAAGTTAATAGATGTTCCTATTTCTCACGCGATAGCTTCAGGATTCTCTAAGATTTTTGTTATTGGACAATACCTTACGTATACACTGCAACAACATTTGTTGAAGACGTATTTTTATCACGGAGTGTTACAGGATCAAATACATCTTTTAGCTCCTGAGAGTCGTGATGGCAGTCAGATATGGTATAAAGGTACAGCAGATGCCATACGCCAAAATTTAGTATATTTAGACGATCCGATTATAGAGTATTTCTTAATATTATCAGGAGATCAACTCTATAACATGAATTTTCGTCAGATCGTAGATTATGCTCGTATGACTAAAGCAGATATGGTGATTGCATCACAATTGATTCACGAGAAGGATGCTTACCGCATGGGAGTACTACAAATTGACGCAACTGCCAATCTGCTCGATTTTTATGAAAAACCCCAAGAAGAGAGTATTCTCAATCGTTTTCGATTGTCTCGCAAGAATTGTTGTCTCCATAAATTGAATCCTGAACACGGGAATTTTCTCGGAAATATGGGCATTTATCTTTTCCGTAAGGAGAGCTTATTCCAATTACTTTTAGAAGAAATAGGTGATGATTTCGGGAAAGATCTCATCCAAAAGCAAAAGCAAAGAGGATCTGTAAAGATTTTTCTTTATGATGGATATTGGACAGATATTGGAACAATAGAATCTTATTATGAAGCTAATATAGCTTTAACACAAAGACCTCATCCTGAAGTTCGTGGGTTAAATTGTTATGATGATAAAGGAATGATTTATAGTAAAAATCACCACCTCCCGGGAACTATAATTACAGATTCTATGATTTCCAATTCTTTGCTTTGCGAAGGAGCCGTTATTGATTCTAGTAGCGTATCTCATAGCGTAGTAGGAATTCGTGGTATAATTGGTAAAAATTCTACTCTTGATCATTCTATTGTTATGGGAAATGATAGTTATGGTAGTTTTTCTCCTCAGGTGTTAGGGATTGGACATGGTTGTGAAATTTATAAAACTATTATTGATGAAAACTGTAGAATTGGTAATGGTGTGAAACTCACAAATCATCAAGGATATAAGGATTATGATTCACCAGATGGCAAATTAGTTGTCAGAGACGGTATTATCATTGTTCCTAGAGGGACGAAAATTCCTGATAATTATGTGTTTTAA
- a CDS encoding S49 family peptidase, with protein sequence MKTFWRFLSRGFLSILGLSTGVVLAFFLILLLIVSTCGMNDVQFVNMADATGTVKDLGKEAPIIAVIEMKDVISSNKCTAKNIQDAINALSSDAYKNRVKGIIIDMDCPGGEVFEIARIYSTFQFWKEQTKCPIYVFVNGLCASGGYFIACASDKIYSTSCSLIGSVGVLSGPYFNVKEGLNRYGIESDLLIAGKDKAPMNPYTPWTPQDRKVRQEVINYLYGQFVDVVVENRPLITKEKLINVLGARLYSPSQAMEEGFIDVMNVTKQQVLQDIVTACQIEDNYRVIGLGSNGWWKKVMSSVANSPLVTGKIQHIFPDVDSNTAYTFYYLDT encoded by the coding sequence ATGAAAACTTTTTGGCGTTTTTTATCTAGGGGGTTCCTATCGATTCTTGGATTATCTACAGGAGTGGTTCTCGCTTTCTTCCTTATTTTACTTTTAATTGTTTCTACTTGTGGGATGAATGATGTGCAATTTGTGAATATGGCAGATGCCACAGGAACAGTTAAAGATTTGGGTAAAGAAGCTCCCATTATTGCCGTTATAGAAATGAAGGACGTCATTTCTTCAAATAAATGCACTGCAAAGAACATACAGGATGCGATTAACGCACTAAGTTCAGATGCTTATAAAAATCGAGTGAAGGGGATCATCATTGATATGGATTGCCCTGGAGGCGAAGTCTTTGAAATTGCTCGTATTTACTCAACTTTCCAATTTTGGAAGGAGCAGACAAAATGCCCCATTTATGTTTTTGTGAATGGCCTATGTGCTTCGGGGGGATATTTCATTGCTTGTGCTTCTGATAAAATTTATTCCACTTCGTGTTCTCTCATTGGTTCTGTAGGGGTTTTATCCGGGCCATATTTTAATGTAAAGGAAGGATTGAATCGCTATGGTATTGAAAGTGATTTACTCATTGCAGGAAAAGATAAAGCCCCAATGAATCCCTATACTCCTTGGACACCTCAGGATCGTAAGGTACGCCAAGAAGTGATTAATTATCTTTATGGCCAATTTGTGGATGTTGTAGTTGAAAATCGTCCTCTAATAACTAAAGAGAAGTTAATAAATGTTTTAGGCGCTCGTTTATATTCTCCTTCACAAGCTATGGAAGAAGGTTTTATTGATGTTATGAATGTAACAAAACAACAAGTTTTGCAGGATATCGTAACAGCTTGTCAAATTGAGGATAATTATCGTGTTATCGGCTTAGGAAGTAATGGGTGGTGGAAAAAGGTTATGTCATCAGTAGCAAATAGTCCTCTGGTTACTGGGAAAATTCAACATATTTTCCCTGATGTAGATAGTAACACGGCCTATACATTTTATTATTTGGATACGTAA
- the rsmD gene encoding 16S rRNA (guanine(966)-N(2))-methyltransferase RsmD, whose translation MKILSGKYKGKSLKSISTSSIRPTCGLVKEAVFNICAACIENAKFLDLFAGAGAIGLEALSRGASSVTFVDVSSYAVQLIRANCQLVDPKLPITIVKQEACAAIQKLLKKGEVFDIIYIDPPYDISNKYLMNILRAILEGHLLAKKGLIFLENASTSPILIDGLILNRRRKLGGTFLSEYVKDSIDS comes from the coding sequence GTGAAAATTTTATCAGGAAAATACAAAGGAAAATCTCTAAAGTCTATTTCGACGTCTTCCATACGCCCTACTTGTGGATTGGTTAAAGAAGCCGTTTTTAATATTTGCGCTGCTTGTATTGAAAATGCCAAGTTTTTAGATCTTTTTGCAGGAGCAGGGGCCATTGGTTTAGAAGCTTTGAGTCGAGGAGCATCTTCGGTTACTTTTGTCGATGTATCTTCTTATGCTGTACAATTAATCCGTGCAAATTGTCAATTGGTTGATCCTAAACTACCTATAACTATTGTGAAACAAGAGGCGTGTGCAGCAATTCAAAAGCTACTGAAGAAAGGAGAAGTGTTTGATATTATATACATTGATCCTCCATATGATATTTCAAATAAGTATTTAATGAATATTCTTCGTGCTATTCTTGAAGGGCATCTTTTGGCTAAAAAAGGATTAATATTTTTGGAAAATGCTTCTACATCACCGATTCTTATTGATGGTCTTATTTTGAATCGTAGAAGGAAACTAGGTGGAACATTTTTATCAGAATATGTTAAAGATTCTATTGATTCTTGA